The DNA window CGACGGCGCCGCGCCCGCCGGTTCCACGGACGCCCTCGCCGGCGCGCTCGCGCGCTCCGCCGGCGCGGCGCGCGAGCTGGAGCGCCGCCTCAACGGCCTGGCAGAGCAGGCGCGACTCATGTTCGATGCCATGGACTTCCGCTTCCTTTTCGATTCTGGCCGGCATCTGCTCTCGATCGGGTATCAGGTCGCCGACGGCTGTCTCGATCCGAGCTGTTATGACCTGCTCGCCTCGGAAGCGCGGCTGGCCAGCTTTGTGGCCATCGCCAAGGGGGACGTGCCGGCCCGGCACTGGTTCCGCCTCGGGCGCGCGCTGACGCCGGTCGACCGCGGCTCGGCGCTGATCTCCTGGTCGGGCTCGATGTTCGAGTATCTGATGCCCTCACTCGTGATGCGCGCGCCGGCGCGCAGCCTCCTTGAACAGACGGGCCGCCTCGTCGTCCGCCGGCAGATCGGCTACGGCGCCACGCTCGGCGTGCCGTGGGGGATTTCGGAGTCGGCCTACAATGCGCGCGATCTGGCACTTACGTATCAGTACTCGAACTTCGGGGTTCCCGGCCTCGGCCTCAAGCGCGGACTCAGCGCGGACGCCGTCGTTGCGCCATACGCGACGGCACTCGCGGCGATGGTGGACCCGGAGGCGGCCACACGCAACTTTGCCCGCCTCGCCCACAGCGGGGGTCGTGGGGACTTCGGCTACTACGAGGCGTTGGACTACACGCCGGCGCGGCTACCCGAAGGCGAGCCGGTGGCCATTGTGCGCGCCTACATGGCCCACCATCAGGGCATGACGTTGGTCGCCCTCGACAACACACTTCACGACGGCGCGATGCGCACACGGTTTCACGCCGAACCCATCGTCCAGGCGACGGAGCTCTTGCTGCACGAACGCTGCCCACGCGATGTTGCGGTCGCCCGCCCGCGCGCCGAAGAGGTGGTTGCCGCCGTCAACCTTCGCGCCATCGTGCCCCCGACGCCGCGCCAGTACGACACCCCGCATGACCCGGTGCCACGCACGCACATCCTCTCCAATGGCCGCTACGCCGTGATGCTTACTGCAGCCGGTTCCGGTTACAGCCGTTGGCGCGATCTGGCGGTGACACGCTGGCGGGAGGATGTCACGTGCGACGCCTGGGGTACGTACGTCTTTCTACGCGACGTTCAGAGTGGGGATGTGTGGTCGGCGGCCTACCAACCGTGCGGCGTCGAGCCGGACAGTTATCACGTGGAGTTCGCCGAAGACCGGGTCGAGATCGGCCGCCGCGACGGGACGATAGCGACGACGCTCGCCGTGGCGGTCTCTCCCGAAGCCGACGCCGAGGTCCGCCGCGTGTCGCTTTCGAACCTCGGCAGCCGCCCGCGCGACATCGAGCTTACCTCCTACGCCGAGATCGTTTTGGCGCCGCCGGCGGCCGACGCCGCCCATCCGGCGTTTGCGAAGCTCTTCGTGCAAACGGAATTCGTCCCCACCGTCGGCGCGCTCCTCGCGACGCGCCGCCGGCGGTCGCCGGACGAGCCCGAAGTCTGGGCGGCGCACCTGGCCGTCGTCGAGGGCGCCGGCGTCGGCACCCTACAGTTCGAGACCGACCGGGCCCGGTTTCTGGGACGCGGCCGCGAGGTTCGCACGGCGGTCGCCCTCCTCGACGGGCAGCCGCTCTCCAATACGGCGGGTGTCGTGCTCGATCCCGTCTTCAGTCTGCGCCAACGCGTCCGGATTCCCCCGGGCGCAACCGTGCGTGTGGCCTTCTGGACCCTGGTTGCACAGTCACGCGGCGAGGCGCTCGACCTGGCCGACAAACACCTCGATGCCGCCGCCTTCGATCGGGCTGCCACCCTGACGTGGACCCAGGCGCAGGTTCAGCTTCATCATCTCGGTGTCGGCCCCGAAGAAGCCCACCTGTTCCAGTCGCTTGCCAACCACGTCCTTTACGCCAACCCGGCGCTCCGCCCGTCATCGGCAGTCCTCGCGCGCAGCGAAAGCGGTCCATCGACGCTCTGGGCACACGGCATCTCCGGCGACCTCCCGATCGTCCTGGTGCGCATCGACGAGGTCGACGATCTCGCTATCGTCCGGCAGCTTCTCCGGGCCCACGAGTACTGGCGGCTGAAGCTGCTGGCCGTCGACCTCGTCGTTCTGAACGAACGGTCGACGTCGTACACCCAGGAGCTGCAAGGGGCACTCGACGCAGCCGTGCGAGCCAGCCAGTCGCGGCCGCGGTCCTACGGCGAGGGCGCGCGTGGCAGCGTCTTTGTCCTGCGCTCGGACCTGCTGTCAGGCGAGGCTTACAGCCTGCTCCGGACGGTGGCGCGCGCGGTCTTGCTCAGTCGTCGCGGCAGCCTCGCCGAACAGCTCGAACACCTGGAGGCCGCGGCGCTCGCCGCCCCCCCCGGGGCCGCGCTCCCTGATGCTCGACGCTCACTGGCACGGATTGCGTTTCCACCGGTGACGCGAGATGCCGGGCGCGTCGCGTCGTCCGGCCCGGCGCCCGCCAGTGGAGCGCCGCCGCTCGAGTTCTACAACGGCCTCGGCGGGTTTGCCGCCGGCGGGCAGGAGTATGTGGTCGTCCTCGGCGCGGGACAGTGGACGCCCGCCCCCTGGATTAACGTCGTCGCCAATCCGTCGTTCGGCTTCCAGGTGTCCGCCGAGGGCGCCGGCTACACGTGGGCCGCCAACAGCCGCGAGCACCAGTTGACGGCGTGGTCGAACGATCCCGTGAGCGACCGACCGGGCGAGGTTATCTACGTCCGCGACGACGACACCGGCGCGCTCTGGGGGCCCACCGCGCTGCCGATTCGCGTCGAAACCTCGCGCTACCTGTGCCGGCACGGCCATGGCTACAGCCGCTTCGAGCACAGCGCCCACGGGCTGGAGCTAGAGTTGGTGCAGTATGTTGCGATCGACGACCCGATCAAAATCTCGCGCCTGACGGTGCGTAACAACTCGGGTCGCGCGCGACGACTCTCGATCACGGCATACGTGGAGTGGGTGCTCGGCTCCTCACGCGGCACTACGGCGCCCCACGTGGTATCCGAAATCGATGCGGAGACCGGGGCCCTGCTCGCGCGCAACCCCTGGAGCAACGACTTCGGCCGGCGCGTCGCTTTCGCCGACCTCGCCGGCCAGCAGATCGCATGCACCGGTGACCGCACGGAGTTCATCGGTCGCCACGGCACGCTCGCACAGCCGGCAGCACTCGCCGACGGTGCGATGCTGTCGAACCGGGTCGGTGCCGGGCTGGACCCCTGCGGAGCGCTGCAGACCCGGGTGGATCTCCGCCCTGGTGCGGTCGCCGAGATCGTCGTGTTCCTCGGCGAGGCGGCAAGCCGAACTGACGCGCGGGCCCTGATTCGACGCTACCGCACCTCCGACCTTGACGAAGTGCTCGGGGCGGTGACGCGCCACTGGGACGACGTCCTCGGCACGGTGCAGGTGCGCACGCCGGATCGGTCGATGGACCTCCTGCTCAACCGCTGGCTGCTCTACCAGACCCTCGCCTGCCGCCTGTGGGCGCGTTCGGCCTTCTACCAGGCGAGCGGTGCGTACGGCTTCCGCGACCAACTCCAGGACGTCATGGCGCTTGTGCTCACGCAGCCGGCGCTGATGCGCGCACACCTCCTGCGCGCCGCGGCGCGGCAGTTCGCCGAAGGCGACGTCCAGCACTGGTGGCTGCCACCCTCGGGCCAGGGAGTTCGGACTCGGGTGTCCGACGACGCGATCTGGTTACCCTATGCCGTTACCCATTACATCGAGGTGACGGAAGACGCCGGCGTTCTGGACGAGGTGGTGCCTCTACTCGAGGGACCGACTCTGGGCGACGGCGAGGACGACGCGTACTTCTGCCCGCGCGGCGGCGACGAAACCGCAACCGTGTTCGAGCACTGTGCGCGCGCGCTTGACCGGAGTCTGGCGGTGGGGGCGCATGGGCTACCCCTGATTGGCACCGGAGACTGGAACGACGGCATGAACCGTGTCGGTCACGCCGGTCAGGGCGAGAGCGTCTGGCTCGGTTGGTTCCTGTGCGCGACGCTCACCGGTTTTGCGCCGATCGCCGAGCGTCGGGGCGAGGCAGTGCGGGCGACGGCCTGGCGGCGCCACGCGGCGGCCGTCGGTGCGGCACTGGAACACGGGGCATGGGATGGCGGCTGGTACCGCCGGGCCTACTTCGACGACGGCACGCCGCTCGGGTCGGCCACCAACGCCGAGTGCCGTATAGATTCGGTCGCGCAGTCGTGGGCGGTGCTTTCCGGAACGGGCGACCCGGAACGGGCGGCGCGGGCCATGGCCGCCGTGGACGAGCACCTTGTGCGGCGCGATGCGGGACTCGTCCTGCTCTTCGCGCCGCCGTTCGACCAGACCCCCCTCGATCCGGGGTACGTCAAGGGATATCCCCCCGGCATCCGCGAGAACGGCGGCCAGTATACCCACGCCGCCGCCTGGTCGGTGATCGCCTTTGCAATGCTCGGGGACGGCGACCGTGCCGGAGAGCTGTTTTCACTGGTCAACCCCATCAACCACGCCACCTCGCGCGTCGCGATGCACCGCTACAAGGTAGAACCGTACGTCGCCTGCGCCGACGTCTACGGCCAACCGCCACACATCGGGCGCGGCGGCTGGACGTGGTACACCGGCTCGGCCGGATGGCTGTACCGGGCCGGTCTGGAGGCGATCCTCGGGTTTCGCGTCCGCGGCACGACACTGCTCCTCGACCCCTGCATCCCGCACGCCTGGTCCGGCTTCGAGGTCGTGTATCGCTACAAGTCGGCTCGCTACGAGATCGTGGTCGAGAACCCTTTGGGTGTCAGCCGCGGCGTCGCTCGGGCCGAGCTAGACGGCGCGACGCTGCCCGGTCCCGGCGCGCGTATCCCCCTGGCGGACGATGGCGCCCGCCATCGCGTCCGCGTGGTCCTCGGCTGATCGCGATGGAGATCGGCCGGCGGCGATCGCCCCGGCGTTGTTTGGCAGCCGGCGTTCGGGCACACTCCCGCGCGATCGGGGGCCGATGTCGAATGGCGCAAGAATCCGTGGATGTCCTGATCGTCGGTGCCGGTGCCGCCGGGGCGGCCCTGGCGTGGAGCCTGGCCGACACGCGCATGAACATCCTCTGCCTGGAGCAGGGCGACTGGATGGACCCGGCGCGTTACCCGCCGACGGCGATGGATTGGGAGGCGCGCCACCTCGGCGATTTCGCGGTAAGCCCGAATGTTCGGCAACGGCCGGAAGACTATCCCGTCAACGACTCGGAATCGCCCATTCAGGCCGCGATGTTCAACGCCGTCGGCGGCAGCACCATTCTTTACGCCGCCCATTTCCCGCGCTTCCACCCCTCCGACTTCCGCGTGCGCACGCTCGATGGCGTTGCCGACGACTGGCCGATCGACTACGCCCGCCTGGAGCCGTACTACGACCTGAACGCCCGCATGATGGGCGTGGCCGGGCTGGCCGGCGACCCGGCGTATCCGCCGAAGGAATTGCCGTTGCCGCCGGTGGCGTTGGGTAAGTACGGCGAAATGCTTGCCCGCGGGTTCAATCGTCTGGGCTGGCACTGGTGGCCGTCGGACAGTGCGATTGCCACGCAGGATTACGAAGGCCGCGCCGCCTGCGTCCATGCGGGGACCTGCCTGTTCGGCTGTCCGCAGGGGGCCAAAGCGAGTACCGACATCACTTACTGGCCCGAGGCGGTGCGGCGCGGGGTGCGCGTGCGGACGCGCTGCCGGGTGCGCGAGATCGCGGTCGACGCCACCGGCATGGCCACCGGCGCGGTGTATTACGACGCCGATGGCAGCGAGCGCTATCAGCCCGCGCACGTCGTCGTGCTGGCGTGCAACGGCATCGGCACACCGCGCCTGCTGCTCAACTCGCGTTCGCAACAGTTCCCCGACGGGCTGGCCAACCGCAGCGGCCTGGTCGGCAAGAACCTGATGTTGCACCCGTACGCCATGGTGCTCGGCGTGTTCGACGAACCGATCGAGGGTTACAAGGGCCCGACCGGCTGCTGCATCATGAGTCAGGAGTTTTACGAGACGGACCGTGCCCGGGGTTTCGTGCGCGGTTATTCCCTGGAGATCACACGGGGGTTCGGACCGGTGATGACGGCCATGTGGGCCCTCAACAACGGGCGCCTGCCGTGGGGCGCCGAGCATCACCGCGCCTATGCCGGCCTGTTCGACCGCATGGCGGGCATGGTGGCGATTTGCGAGGACCTGCCCGAACCGACCAACCGCGTCACGCTCGATCCGACGCTGGTCGACGGCCACGGGATTCCGGCCCCGAAGGTCACCTATCGTCTCGGGGACAACACCCGGACGATGCTCGCTCACGCGGTGGCGCGGGCACAGGAGGTGCTGGCAGCAGCCGGGGCCAGGGACACCGTCGTCGAGGCGCCGCTGGCGCTGGCGGGCTGGCACCTCATGGGCACGGCGCGCATGGGCACCGATCCGCGCGCGTCGGTGGTCAACGAGTGGGGCCGCTGTCACGATGTGCGCAATCTGTTCATCGTCGACGGCAGCATCTTCGTCACCGCCGCGGGCGTGAATCCGACCAACACCATCCAGGCGCTGGCACTCCACATCGGCGACACGATGAAGAAGAACCTGGCGAACCTGTTCGACTGAGAACGGCCGGAGCAAGCGCACGCCATGACCGACCACGTCGCCGCCCCTGAATCCGTGAATTTGTGCCTGCTCGCAAGCGTGCTCGACGAGCTCATCCCGGCGCGGCCGGACGCGGATCTGCCCGCCGCCGGCCAGCTCGATCTGGCCGGAGCGGTGGAAGCCGCCCTGCGCACCGCCCCGATGCTGCACGCGATGGTCGTCGAGGGTCTGAAGGATCTCGACGACGCCGCGCGCCGCCGTTTCGGCCGCGGCTTTCCCGATCTAAACGGTGCGGACAAGGTCACGCTACTCGGCGAGCAGGGCTTTGTCCTGCCGCTGACCCTGCACGCGTACATTGCGTACTACCAGCACCCGCGCGTCGTGAGCGCGCTCGGCCTCGAACCACGTCCGCCGCACCCGAAGGGTTACGAGGTCGAGATCGGCGACCTCACGCTGCTCGATCCGGTGCGGGCGCGGCCGACGCTCTATCGCCGCTGTTAGGCGTGATGTGACAGACGAAGTAACAGATAAGGATTAGCCACGAAGGTCACGAAGACCACGAAGAACGGCACCCGGGCATGACTGCGGCATGCCTCCGGCGCCGACGCCAGCAGACTCCCGCTGCCCCGAGCAGCATGATCAGCCAGCCCGGTCCGGTGCCCTCCGCTGCGCCGACGTGGCACCCGCCGCTGCCGGGAGCGCGCGAGCCCGCGCCGCCGCCTGCCTCGAGCGGCTGACCACCGGACTGGATGACCTCTACGCTGCCGTCGGCGGCCGCCACGTCGATCCGTTGCCCGCGCACGTCCGAGCCGACGACCTGGGTGGCAAGCAGCGGGTAGGCCCCCGGGGGTAGCCCATCGGGGGTCGACACCGTACACGTGTACAGGGTGTGGGGGTTGCCGAAGAACTCGGCGTCGGAGCTCAGCAGGATCGCCCGCAACCAGCCCGTACCGACCGTGAACCCGCGGCCGATGCTGCCTGTTTCCGGGCCCCGGCGGCAGTCCCCGACCTGCAGGCGGGGATCGAACACCAGGTCGTTCTGGATGGCGAATAGCGGAGCGCCTGCCGTGGTGAGGGTCACCGTGATCGTGCCGGTACCCCCGGCAGGTCCCGTGGTCGACCCGACCTGCAGGCATGGTGTGCCGCCCGGGCAGTGCGGGGTCGGGGCCTTCGTGGGTGTCAGCGTGAAGGTGGGGGTGGGCGTCGGCGTTGGCCGCGGCGTGTGGTCCGCGGGACGGCACGGCCCGGCCATACGCCCGACGGCAATATCGCGGGGATAGTTCCAGCCGGGAATCCGTGCGGTGACGGTCAGCGTGCTCGTGTCAACCGCGAGCACCGATCCTCCAGCCTCCGGCGCGAACACGGCGTGGCCGTCCGGGGTCACCGCCAGTGCCGTGACGGCCACACCCAGATCGAGGCTGCCGATCTGCTTCGTAGACGTGTCGATGGCGTGCAGCCTGCCAATGCCGTTGTCGCTTGCAACATAGAGGCGGCCACCATCCGGTGCGAGGGCCAGCGCGTATGGCGTGGTACCGTGGGGGGGGATCTCGACGTGGGCAATCGAAGAAGCGGTTACCACATCGAGGATCGGAACCGCGCCGAAACCGTCCCTGAGCAGCACGTACGCGGTTCGGTCATCGGGAGCCAGCACCACGCCTGTCGCGATGGGTCGTTCCAGGTCTGGGAGGAACGGGATCGTCTCAACCACCGCGCCGCTGTTCACGTCGACGACGGCCACGCCGCCGCGAAGGCCCCATGGCAGTGGCGCGTAGAGGCGCCCCCCATCGCGGCTTGCGGCGACCTTCACGTTCGTCCAGTCCCAGAAGCTCTTGGCGCCGAGCGGAAACTGGATCGACTTAATGAGCGAGCGGGAGGCGAGGTCGACGATCGAGACGAAGTCCTCGCACGCATCGACCACGTACGCGACGCTGCCGTCCGCGCTGACGGTAAGACTCGTGGGACACGAACGGACCTGCACGGCGTCGACCGGCTCGTACGTGTCCCCGGATACCACCCAGAGCCGCTCGCCGTCCGTGACGTAGACGAAGCGCCCGTTCGGATCCACCGCCACGCCGCGGGGTGCCCCTCCGACGTCTATGGTAGCAACGACCGCCAGCCTCTCAGCATCGATGACGGTGACGTAATCCGCTCCACTGTTGGCGACATACGCACAAACGTCCCCAGCGACCGTCGGCGCGGCTGTCGACACCGCCAGGACCGGCGCGGCAGCGGCGATAAGGACCAAGAAGCAAGACCGCTTGAAGGCTTCCATGTGAGGCTCACTTTCGCCGGTTGTTTCAGGGTTCACTCACCGCACTCGCCACCGATACGGACGTACCCTTCCGTGGCCGCGCTTTCGAGAACTCGGCCTAGCCGGCCGGCCACGATGGGTTTGGCAATCGCGAGAGAGGATTTCTCGCCCGCGCTGCCAACGATCTCGAAGCGACACGTTACTAAGGTGCCATCGTGCAGCACGGTGCCACCGCTGTCGAAGACAATGACCCGGAGTCGCCCGTCGTGAACGAGGTTGGTGTGGGCGCCCCCGCGGTAATCTGACTCGCCGGGCACGCACGCCATAAGGGGATCGGCCGGGCTCAGCGATGACGCGTCGTAGAGCAGGTCGAATTGGACACCATGCACCGCTGCCTCTCCGCCGTACATCGCGATCGGGACTTCCACGACTCGCTCCGCGCACGTGGAAACGGAGTCGACCGCGAGCGTG is part of the Candidatus Binatia bacterium genome and encodes:
- a CDS encoding gluconate 2-dehydrogenase subunit 3 family protein; amino-acid sequence: MTDHVAAPESVNLCLLASVLDELIPARPDADLPAAGQLDLAGAVEAALRTAPMLHAMVVEGLKDLDDAARRRFGRGFPDLNGADKVTLLGEQGFVLPLTLHAYIAYYQHPRVVSALGLEPRPPHPKGYEVEIGDLTLLDPVRARPTLYRRC
- a CDS encoding glycosyl transferase, coding for DGAAPAGSTDALAGALARSAGAARELERRLNGLAEQARLMFDAMDFRFLFDSGRHLLSIGYQVADGCLDPSCYDLLASEARLASFVAIAKGDVPARHWFRLGRALTPVDRGSALISWSGSMFEYLMPSLVMRAPARSLLEQTGRLVVRRQIGYGATLGVPWGISESAYNARDLALTYQYSNFGVPGLGLKRGLSADAVVAPYATALAAMVDPEAATRNFARLAHSGGRGDFGYYEALDYTPARLPEGEPVAIVRAYMAHHQGMTLVALDNTLHDGAMRTRFHAEPIVQATELLLHERCPRDVAVARPRAEEVVAAVNLRAIVPPTPRQYDTPHDPVPRTHILSNGRYAVMLTAAGSGYSRWRDLAVTRWREDVTCDAWGTYVFLRDVQSGDVWSAAYQPCGVEPDSYHVEFAEDRVEIGRRDGTIATTLAVAVSPEADAEVRRVSLSNLGSRPRDIELTSYAEIVLAPPAADAAHPAFAKLFVQTEFVPTVGALLATRRRRSPDEPEVWAAHLAVVEGAGVGTLQFETDRARFLGRGREVRTAVALLDGQPLSNTAGVVLDPVFSLRQRVRIPPGATVRVAFWTLVAQSRGEALDLADKHLDAAAFDRAATLTWTQAQVQLHHLGVGPEEAHLFQSLANHVLYANPALRPSSAVLARSESGPSTLWAHGISGDLPIVLVRIDEVDDLAIVRQLLRAHEYWRLKLLAVDLVVLNERSTSYTQELQGALDAAVRASQSRPRSYGEGARGSVFVLRSDLLSGEAYSLLRTVARAVLLSRRGSLAEQLEHLEAAALAAPPGAALPDARRSLARIAFPPVTRDAGRVASSGPAPASGAPPLEFYNGLGGFAAGGQEYVVVLGAGQWTPAPWINVVANPSFGFQVSAEGAGYTWAANSREHQLTAWSNDPVSDRPGEVIYVRDDDTGALWGPTALPIRVETSRYLCRHGHGYSRFEHSAHGLELELVQYVAIDDPIKISRLTVRNNSGRARRLSITAYVEWVLGSSRGTTAPHVVSEIDAETGALLARNPWSNDFGRRVAFADLAGQQIACTGDRTEFIGRHGTLAQPAALADGAMLSNRVGAGLDPCGALQTRVDLRPGAVAEIVVFLGEAASRTDARALIRRYRTSDLDEVLGAVTRHWDDVLGTVQVRTPDRSMDLLLNRWLLYQTLACRLWARSAFYQASGAYGFRDQLQDVMALVLTQPALMRAHLLRAAARQFAEGDVQHWWLPPSGQGVRTRVSDDAIWLPYAVTHYIEVTEDAGVLDEVVPLLEGPTLGDGEDDAYFCPRGGDETATVFEHCARALDRSLAVGAHGLPLIGTGDWNDGMNRVGHAGQGESVWLGWFLCATLTGFAPIAERRGEAVRATAWRRHAAAVGAALEHGAWDGGWYRRAYFDDGTPLGSATNAECRIDSVAQSWAVLSGTGDPERAARAMAAVDEHLVRRDAGLVLLFAPPFDQTPLDPGYVKGYPPGIRENGGQYTHAAAWSVIAFAMLGDGDRAGELFSLVNPINHATSRVAMHRYKVEPYVACADVYGQPPHIGRGGWTWYTGSAGWLYRAGLEAILGFRVRGTTLLLDPCIPHAWSGFEVVYRYKSARYEIVVENPLGVSRGVARAELDGATLPGPGARIPLADDGARHRVRVVLG
- a CDS encoding GMC family oxidoreductase, with the translated sequence MAQESVDVLIVGAGAAGAALAWSLADTRMNILCLEQGDWMDPARYPPTAMDWEARHLGDFAVSPNVRQRPEDYPVNDSESPIQAAMFNAVGGSTILYAAHFPRFHPSDFRVRTLDGVADDWPIDYARLEPYYDLNARMMGVAGLAGDPAYPPKELPLPPVALGKYGEMLARGFNRLGWHWWPSDSAIATQDYEGRAACVHAGTCLFGCPQGAKASTDITYWPEAVRRGVRVRTRCRVREIAVDATGMATGAVYYDADGSERYQPAHVVVLACNGIGTPRLLLNSRSQQFPDGLANRSGLVGKNLMLHPYAMVLGVFDEPIEGYKGPTGCCIMSQEFYETDRARGFVRGYSLEITRGFGPVMTAMWALNNGRLPWGAEHHRAYAGLFDRMAGMVAICEDLPEPTNRVTLDPTLVDGHGIPAPKVTYRLGDNTRTMLAHAVARAQEVLAAAGARDTVVEAPLALAGWHLMGTARMGTDPRASVVNEWGRCHDVRNLFIVDGSIFVTAAGVNPTNTIQALALHIGDTMKKNLANLFD
- a CDS encoding YncE family protein, which translates into the protein MEAFKRSCFLVLIAAAAPVLAVSTAAPTVAGDVCAYVANSGADYVTVIDAERLAVVATIDVGGAPRGVAVDPNGRFVYVTDGERLWVVSGDTYEPVDAVQVRSCPTSLTVSADGSVAYVVDACEDFVSIVDLASRSLIKSIQFPLGAKSFWDWTNVKVAASRDGGRLYAPLPWGLRGGVAVVDVNSGAVVETIPFLPDLERPIATGVVLAPDDRTAYVLLRDGFGAVPILDVVTASSIAHVEIPPHGTTPYALALAPDGGRLYVASDNGIGRLHAIDTSTKQIGSLDLGVAVTALAVTPDGHAVFAPEAGGSVLAVDTSTLTVTARIPGWNYPRDIAVGRMAGPCRPADHTPRPTPTPTPTFTLTPTKAPTPHCPGGTPCLQVGSTTGPAGGTGTITVTLTTAGAPLFAIQNDLVFDPRLQVGDCRRGPETGSIGRGFTVGTGWLRAILLSSDAEFFGNPHTLYTCTVSTPDGLPPGAYPLLATQVVGSDVRGQRIDVAAADGSVEVIQSGGQPLEAGGGAGSRAPGSGGCHVGAAEGTGPGWLIMLLGAAGVCWRRRRRHAAVMPGCRSSWSS